Proteins co-encoded in one Bacillus sp. FSL H8-0547 genomic window:
- a CDS encoding STAS domain-containing protein has protein sequence MQQVIDMMNRNEELLFQRWEGKVASPNFLTEEDKRRTFQIIFSQISQSENEAVHFFKEWIDRHFSEEECLKYLVTSIQQFKRTIIDAMEDSASADELYEKTDSWFDPMIAELVKICTDCWNKAYRKQDSMINELSAPIIPISKDVCILPLIGAVHDERAAVITENLLHSVETYQCRYVIIEITGVPVVDTYVANHLIQAAEAVKLLGAQCMIVGIRPEIAQTLINLGVSMDSIQTFSNLQTGLRFIQMKEK, from the coding sequence ATGCAGCAAGTAATTGACATGATGAACCGGAACGAGGAGCTGCTTTTTCAGAGATGGGAAGGAAAGGTAGCCAGCCCGAATTTTTTAACGGAAGAGGATAAGCGGAGAACGTTCCAGATCATTTTCAGTCAAATCAGCCAATCGGAAAATGAGGCTGTTCATTTCTTTAAAGAATGGATTGACAGGCACTTCAGCGAAGAAGAGTGTTTAAAGTATTTGGTCACGTCCATTCAGCAGTTTAAACGAACAATTATTGATGCAATGGAGGATTCGGCCAGTGCAGATGAGCTTTATGAGAAAACGGACAGCTGGTTTGATCCGATGATTGCAGAGCTCGTTAAGATCTGCACGGACTGCTGGAATAAAGCATACAGAAAACAGGACAGCATGATTAATGAGCTTTCGGCACCGATTATCCCTATATCAAAAGATGTTTGCATCCTACCGTTAATCGGTGCGGTTCATGATGAACGCGCTGCCGTTATTACCGAAAATCTGCTGCACAGTGTGGAAACCTATCAATGCCGTTACGTCATTATTGAGATAACAGGGGTTCCCGTTGTTGATACATATGTGGCGAATCATCTGATTCAGGCAGCTGAAGCGGTAAAACTCCTCGGTGCACAGTGCATGATTGTCGGGATCAGGCCGGAGATCGCCCAGACCCTTATCAATCTTGGTGTTTCAATGGACAGTATTCAGACGTTTTCCAATTTGCAGACCGGCTTAAGATTCATTCAGATGAAAGAAAAATAA
- a CDS encoding prenyltransferase/squalene oxidase repeat-containing protein, with the protein MNLFRRTEDEVQKRIAELRGVQRTDGSFRYCFEGGPMTDAFMIITLRSLGDQDEQLIEKLVRRLIKIQSHDGVWRLYEDEKEGNLTATVQAYTALVISGHFTAASPELQRAETFILANGGLSDVHFMTKWMLAVNGLYPWPKRFRFPLSYLLLPASSPFSMYQLSSYARIHFMPMILAMNKKYIHKGLETADFSHLYASKPKSIDWLSLQRDERSRPNLFLQMIRSIAAYPAYLHKSGYQTAERYILDRVEADGTLFSYASATFFMIYGLLATGYKEQSSQIQRAISGLKSLIYEQDGLATLENSTSTLWDTALLSYSIQASGVSCRDPMIAAASRFLLKRQHAKKAEWAVHNSKSEAGGWGFSDINTNHPDNDDTAAALRALTPAAVYDPIMFSSWNRGTSWLLSMQNRDGGFAAFEKNTDSALAAMLPLENAGDAAADPSTADLTGRVLEYLGSFAGLKKNHPSVKAAINWLKSNQEKDGSWYGRWGVCYIYGTWAAITGMRAAGVSTNNASIQKAVTWLLSIQNEDGGFGESCRSCEVKSYVSLGYSTPSQTAWALDALLTVLDKEHEAVQLAVNRLLLPFDQQSDEYPTGIGLPKQFYIRYHSYGRIFPLLALSRYLKMN; encoded by the coding sequence GTGAACCTATTTAGACGGACAGAAGATGAAGTACAAAAGCGGATTGCAGAACTTAGAGGCGTTCAAAGGACGGATGGTTCCTTTCGCTACTGTTTTGAGGGCGGACCTATGACTGATGCTTTTATGATTATTACGCTCAGATCCCTTGGAGATCAGGATGAACAGCTGATAGAAAAACTTGTCCGAAGGCTTATAAAGATTCAATCTCATGACGGGGTATGGAGACTGTATGAGGATGAAAAGGAAGGAAATCTGACAGCAACTGTTCAGGCCTACACGGCGCTTGTTATTTCAGGACACTTTACCGCTGCAAGCCCTGAACTTCAGCGTGCAGAGACATTCATTCTCGCAAACGGCGGCCTGTCTGACGTTCATTTCATGACAAAATGGATGCTTGCAGTCAACGGTCTTTATCCGTGGCCGAAGCGATTCAGGTTTCCGCTGTCATATTTGCTGCTCCCGGCATCTTCCCCCTTCAGTATGTACCAGTTAAGTTCTTATGCAAGAATTCATTTTATGCCGATGATTCTCGCCATGAATAAAAAGTATATTCATAAGGGACTTGAAACAGCTGACTTTTCACACCTTTATGCATCTAAACCCAAATCAATCGACTGGCTGTCCCTTCAACGTGATGAGCGGTCCCGTCCAAATCTTTTCCTGCAGATGATACGCTCTATCGCAGCCTATCCAGCCTATCTTCACAAATCAGGTTATCAGACAGCAGAAAGATACATCCTTGACCGGGTTGAAGCAGACGGAACCCTTTTCAGCTATGCAAGCGCCACTTTTTTTATGATTTACGGATTGCTTGCCACCGGATATAAAGAGCAATCGTCGCAAATCCAGCGTGCCATATCAGGATTAAAATCACTAATTTATGAACAGGACGGCCTTGCCACTCTTGAAAACTCGACATCTACTCTATGGGACACAGCCCTTCTCAGCTACAGCATTCAAGCTTCTGGTGTAAGCTGCCGGGATCCGATGATTGCTGCGGCTTCTCGTTTCTTGCTGAAAAGACAGCACGCCAAAAAAGCTGAATGGGCGGTTCATAATTCTAAATCAGAAGCTGGCGGATGGGGATTTTCTGACATCAACACCAATCATCCTGATAACGATGACACCGCAGCAGCTCTCCGGGCCTTAACACCTGCAGCGGTATATGATCCCATCATGTTTTCCAGCTGGAACAGAGGAACCTCCTGGCTGCTTTCCATGCAAAACCGTGACGGAGGTTTTGCTGCATTTGAAAAAAATACGGACAGTGCCTTGGCTGCCATGCTTCCTCTTGAAAATGCAGGCGATGCTGCAGCCGATCCTTCTACAGCAGATCTCACAGGGCGCGTGCTTGAATACTTGGGATCGTTTGCCGGACTTAAAAAGAATCATCCTTCAGTAAAAGCTGCAATCAACTGGCTCAAAAGCAATCAGGAAAAAGACGGTTCCTGGTATGGACGCTGGGGAGTCTGCTACATTTACGGCACATGGGCAGCCATTACAGGAATGAGAGCTGCAGGTGTATCTACTAACAACGCCTCCATTCAGAAGGCCGTGACCTGGCTGCTCAGCATTCAAAATGAGGATGGAGGATTTGGAGAATCCTGCAGAAGCTGCGAGGTTAAATCCTATGTGTCTCTTGGGTACAGCACACCATCTCAAACGGCGTGGGCACTTGATGCCCTTCTCACCGTTCTCGATAAAGAGCATGAGGCCGTTCAGCTTGCCGTGAACCGTCTGCTGCTGCCATTTGATCAACAAAGCGATGAATATCCAACCGGAATCGGTCTGCCAAAACAATTTTACATTCGCTATCACAGCTATGGCAGAATTTTTCCGCTGCTTGCTTTAAGTCGTTACCTGAAAATGAATTAG
- a CDS encoding GNAT family N-acetyltransferase, whose protein sequence is MTVVKLTKEHYKEAMKLSEYAFQYKVPEEKVEERLDLMDKHHQLYGVFSGEELAAKLHLLPLEVYIGGRTVKMGGVAGVATYPEYRRSGFVREMLTDLLETMKNEGCTISMLHPFSVPFYRKYGWELFSSHLKASLKSESLVMKKQVPGTVKRHAGKDGHSEEIEKVYDQFASRFSGMLKRETRWWQQSIYSEDTYAAVYYNESGTAEGYLLYEVKDSKMTVEEFVPLTPSARTGLWNFICQHDSMIKDLEITTFESDPLFYSLKEPRIKAEVTPYFMARIVDAEAFLKDYEFASQERTVLTIKDEHAPWNNGTYEISDGNVTKTDAEKGEISLSINALTAALLGYKRPSVLYDIGEMEGSEEAAIRLERLIPERKSFFYDFF, encoded by the coding sequence ATGACAGTCGTGAAACTGACAAAAGAGCATTATAAAGAAGCAATGAAATTATCAGAATATGCTTTTCAGTACAAAGTACCTGAGGAGAAGGTGGAAGAACGGCTGGATTTGATGGATAAACATCATCAGCTGTATGGTGTCTTTTCAGGAGAAGAGCTTGCAGCAAAGCTTCATTTGCTGCCTTTAGAGGTGTATATCGGAGGACGGACAGTAAAAATGGGCGGAGTCGCCGGTGTAGCGACATATCCTGAATACCGCAGAAGCGGGTTTGTCCGGGAAATGCTGACGGATCTGCTGGAAACGATGAAAAATGAAGGCTGTACGATTTCCATGCTTCATCCCTTTTCTGTTCCTTTTTACCGGAAATACGGGTGGGAACTTTTCAGCAGCCATTTAAAAGCATCTTTAAAATCTGAGAGTCTTGTCATGAAAAAACAGGTTCCTGGAACTGTAAAGCGTCATGCCGGAAAGGATGGTCATTCCGAAGAAATTGAGAAGGTTTATGATCAGTTTGCTTCGAGATTTTCAGGCATGCTGAAAAGGGAAACGAGATGGTGGCAGCAATCCATATACAGCGAAGATACCTATGCAGCAGTCTATTACAATGAAAGCGGTACGGCAGAAGGGTATCTCCTATATGAAGTGAAGGATTCCAAAATGACCGTGGAAGAGTTTGTTCCGCTGACACCTTCAGCGAGAACGGGTTTATGGAATTTTATCTGCCAGCATGACTCGATGATCAAAGACCTTGAAATCACCACGTTTGAAAGCGATCCTCTTTTCTATTCATTAAAAGAGCCAAGAATCAAAGCAGAAGTGACTCCTTACTTTATGGCAAGAATTGTAGATGCTGAAGCCTTTTTAAAAGACTATGAATTTGCTTCACAAGAACGCACAGTCCTCACGATCAAGGATGAACATGCTCCGTGGAATAATGGGACGTACGAGATCAGCGATGGAAACGTGACGAAAACAGACGCTGAGAAAGGCGAAATCAGCCTTTCCATTAATGCGCTGACAGCAGCATTACTTGGATATAAGCGGCCGTCGGTTTTATATGATATTGGGGAAATGGAAGGCAGTGAAGAGGCTGCAATCCGTCTCGAACGGCTGATTCCGGAGAGAAAATCGTTTTTCTATGATTTCTTTTAA
- a CDS encoding aldehyde dehydrogenase family protein codes for MSQATLKAGEKLEKFLQGNKKLFINGEFVESVSKKTFNTPNPATGKTLASVYEGDKADIDLAVKAARKAFDSGPWSKMSAAERSRLMYKLADLMEANKEELAQLETLDNGKPINETTNADVPLAIEHMRYYAGWSTKIVGQTIPVSGQYFNYTRHEALGVVGQIIPWNFPLLMAMWKLGAALATGCTVVLKPAEQTPLSALYLAELIAEAGFPEGVVNIVPGFGETAGDALVMHPDVDKIAFTGSTPVGKMIMEKAAKSLKRVTLELGGKSPNIILPDADLSAAVPGALTGVMFNQGQVCCAGSRVFIQKKHYDNVVADMVSHAKNIRQGAGIEPETQIGPLVSDEQQNRVLNYIQRGVEEGAEILTGGSSPSENGYFVSPTIFSAVKDEMTIAREEIFGPVIAAMPYDDLDEVINRANQSEYGLAAGLWTRDIANAHYVAGKLKAGTVWVNCYNAFDAASPFGGYKQSGLGREMGSYALDNYTEVKSVWINLQR; via the coding sequence ATGAGTCAAGCTACACTGAAGGCTGGAGAAAAACTGGAGAAATTTCTGCAGGGAAACAAAAAGCTGTTTATAAACGGGGAATTTGTAGAAAGCGTTTCTAAAAAGACATTTAATACACCTAACCCGGCAACCGGTAAAACGCTCGCTTCCGTGTATGAAGGAGATAAAGCAGACATCGATCTTGCTGTTAAAGCCGCAAGAAAAGCATTTGACAGCGGTCCATGGTCAAAAATGAGCGCGGCTGAGCGCAGCCGATTAATGTACAAGCTTGCTGATCTCATGGAAGCCAATAAAGAAGAGCTGGCCCAGCTTGAAACACTCGATAACGGGAAACCAATTAATGAAACAACTAACGCTGATGTTCCGCTCGCGATTGAGCATATGCGCTATTATGCCGGCTGGTCAACAAAAATTGTCGGACAGACGATTCCTGTCAGCGGACAATATTTCAACTATACAAGACATGAAGCATTAGGGGTTGTCGGACAGATCATCCCGTGGAACTTCCCGCTGCTCATGGCGATGTGGAAGCTTGGTGCTGCTCTTGCAACCGGCTGTACAGTGGTCCTGAAGCCTGCAGAACAAACACCGCTTTCTGCCTTGTATCTGGCAGAACTCATTGCAGAAGCCGGCTTCCCTGAAGGTGTTGTGAATATTGTACCTGGATTCGGCGAGACTGCAGGAGATGCTCTTGTCATGCATCCTGATGTTGATAAGATTGCTTTCACAGGATCGACCCCTGTCGGAAAAATGATCATGGAAAAAGCGGCAAAATCCTTAAAGCGCGTTACACTTGAGCTTGGAGGGAAATCTCCAAACATCATTCTTCCGGATGCTGACCTGTCAGCAGCGGTTCCAGGTGCGCTGACTGGCGTTATGTTTAACCAGGGACAAGTCTGCTGCGCAGGATCCCGCGTCTTTATTCAGAAAAAACATTATGATAATGTCGTGGCAGATATGGTGTCGCACGCGAAAAACATCCGTCAGGGAGCAGGAATCGAGCCGGAAACGCAAATCGGGCCGCTCGTATCTGACGAACAGCAGAACCGCGTGCTGAACTACATCCAGCGCGGCGTCGAAGAAGGAGCCGAAATCCTGACCGGCGGAAGCTCGCCATCTGAAAATGGATACTTTGTATCCCCAACGATCTTCTCTGCCGTAAAAGATGAAATGACGATTGCAAGAGAAGAGATTTTCGGTCCGGTTATCGCTGCTATGCCTTATGATGATCTTGATGAAGTGATCAACCGTGCCAACCAGAGCGAATACGGCCTGGCAGCAGGACTCTGGACGCGCGACATTGCAAACGCGCATTATGTGGCAGGCAAACTGAAAGCCGGAACGGTCTGGGTTAACTGCTACAACGCATTTGATGCCGCTTCTCCTTTTGGAGGCTACAAACAATCCGGTCTTGGACGGGAAATGGGCTCGTATGCACTTGATAATTATACTGAAGTAAAGAGTGTCTGGATCAATCTGCAGCGTTAA
- a CDS encoding SDR family oxidoreductase — translation MNNRKMAIVTGASRQSGIGAAICVELAEAGIDIFFTYYRPYDSEQPWGSLKEDIEKLEESIVQKGVRCASMELDLTDPASFSMLFDKAERTLGEAAVLINNAAYSVYSDAETLTSAILDRHYLLNVRAPIMLSTEFARRFTKGRGGRVITLTSGQSLGPMPGELAYAATKACIPDMTKTLAAEIGHKGITVNAVNPGPTDTGWMTDEIKASLLLKFPAGRIGKPEDAARLIAFLASEQSEWITGQTIHSEGGFIRS, via the coding sequence ATGAATAACAGAAAAATGGCGATTGTCACCGGAGCAAGCAGACAATCAGGCATCGGGGCAGCCATATGCGTTGAGCTTGCTGAGGCAGGCATCGATATCTTTTTTACTTACTATAGACCCTATGATTCCGAGCAGCCGTGGGGTTCTTTGAAGGAAGACATAGAAAAACTGGAAGAGAGCATCGTTCAAAAGGGAGTCCGCTGCGCCAGCATGGAGCTTGATTTAACAGATCCAGCATCTTTTTCCATGCTGTTTGACAAGGCGGAGAGAACGCTTGGCGAGGCTGCCGTTCTTATTAACAATGCAGCCTACTCTGTCTATAGCGATGCAGAAACACTTACATCTGCTATTCTGGATCGTCACTATCTACTAAATGTGCGGGCTCCAATCATGCTGAGCACCGAGTTTGCGAGGAGATTTACAAAAGGACGGGGAGGAAGAGTGATCACCCTCACTTCCGGACAGTCGCTTGGCCCGATGCCCGGTGAGCTTGCTTATGCGGCAACAAAAGCATGTATACCAGACATGACAAAAACGCTGGCAGCTGAAATCGGCCATAAGGGGATCACAGTCAATGCCGTGAATCCCGGTCCGACAGATACTGGCTGGATGACGGATGAAATAAAGGCTTCTCTGCTTTTGAAATTTCCGGCGGGGAGAATCGGCAAGCCTGAGGATGCTGCCAGGCTTATTGCCTTTTTGGCAAGTGAGCAAAGCGAGTGGATCACCGGCCAGACGATACATTCAGAAGGCGGATTTATCCGATCATGA
- a CDS encoding S9 family peptidase → MITFNQPDVEQFLNVLSIQDFIVSPDGNQLVFSTNIGGHYNLWAMDLPNHYPYPLTTVNQACGSLAYNSRADFILAGFDRDGDENTQLYALSKKGGAQSPLRLAEGERHMQPFFSKDEKSLYYTSTKNGHEKNLAVYRYEIDSGKEELMLKGTDAPIYLLAVSPQETSFAFIKNFSNTSSLLYVGKDGENILAAPESEVSYTQNDAVYISEDDLYFLTNYESDFSYLAKFHLPSKSFAKVLQLEGKDFSTLKYDSFSGKFYIIAEKGVKDELYSFNLSDQSYEQLNVPADRISKLQITKEGKLFLLGQSAIMPLNIFSRTPSHSWQQVTNHGVPGLSPEDLVNPETVTYPSFDGMAIEASLYRAHSEVSNHHMIIWPHGGPQSAETNAFRALFQYLLKSGYSIFAPNFRGSTRYGLSFSKLVEGDWGNGPRFDMTAGIDWLIGEGLADKEKIFLMGGSYGGYMALLLHGRHADYFKAVVDIFGPSDLFSFIESVPEFWKPAMDQWVGNPERDREKLIDFSPITHIDGMTKPMLVIQGANDPRVVKAESDKIVEALRQKGRKTDYIVLENEGHGFSKKENEILVYKAIADFLNQHL, encoded by the coding sequence ATGATTACTTTTAATCAGCCGGATGTCGAGCAATTTTTGAACGTGCTGTCCATTCAGGATTTCATCGTTTCACCTGATGGCAATCAGCTCGTTTTCAGTACAAATATCGGAGGCCATTACAATCTGTGGGCGATGGATCTTCCAAACCACTATCCATATCCTCTGACAACCGTAAATCAGGCATGCGGCAGTCTGGCTTATAACAGCCGGGCGGATTTTATCCTTGCAGGCTTTGACAGGGACGGGGATGAAAATACGCAGCTTTATGCCTTGTCCAAAAAGGGAGGTGCCCAGAGCCCGCTGCGTCTGGCTGAAGGCGAACGCCATATGCAGCCGTTTTTTTCAAAGGACGAAAAATCGCTGTATTACACATCAACTAAAAATGGCCATGAAAAAAACCTTGCAGTATACCGCTATGAAATTGATAGCGGAAAAGAGGAACTGATGCTCAAGGGCACAGATGCGCCCATTTATTTGCTTGCTGTGTCACCGCAAGAAACAAGCTTTGCATTTATAAAGAATTTCAGCAATACGTCATCTCTCCTCTATGTTGGAAAAGACGGAGAAAACATACTAGCTGCACCGGAAAGCGAAGTCTCTTACACGCAGAATGATGCTGTATACATATCAGAGGATGACCTCTATTTTCTGACGAACTATGAATCAGACTTTTCCTATCTGGCAAAGTTTCACCTTCCTTCAAAGAGTTTTGCAAAGGTTCTGCAGCTTGAAGGCAAAGACTTCAGTACTCTGAAATATGATTCTTTTTCCGGCAAATTCTATATCATTGCAGAAAAAGGGGTCAAGGATGAGCTCTATAGCTTTAATCTGTCGGATCAATCCTATGAGCAGCTTAACGTACCTGCCGACCGCATCAGCAAACTGCAAATCACAAAGGAAGGCAAGCTCTTCCTCCTTGGACAGTCTGCCATAATGCCGCTGAATATCTTCAGCAGAACACCGTCACACTCATGGCAGCAAGTAACCAATCACGGTGTGCCTGGACTCTCACCGGAGGATCTGGTAAATCCGGAGACCGTAACCTATCCTTCTTTCGACGGGATGGCCATTGAAGCTTCTCTTTACAGGGCACATTCTGAAGTAAGCAACCACCACATGATTATCTGGCCTCATGGCGGTCCTCAATCTGCTGAGACCAATGCATTCAGGGCTTTGTTTCAATATCTTCTGAAAAGCGGCTACAGCATTTTTGCACCCAATTTCAGAGGATCAACACGATATGGCCTATCTTTTTCAAAATTGGTTGAAGGAGACTGGGGAAATGGGCCGCGATTTGACATGACGGCCGGAATTGACTGGCTGATTGGGGAAGGGCTTGCTGATAAAGAGAAAATCTTTCTGATGGGCGGAAGCTATGGCGGCTATATGGCTCTGCTGCTGCACGGACGTCACGCTGACTACTTCAAAGCGGTAGTGGATATTTTCGGGCCGAGCGATCTTTTTTCGTTTATTGAGAGTGTACCGGAATTCTGGAAGCCGGCAATGGATCAGTGGGTAGGCAATCCTGAACGCGACCGTGAAAAACTGATTGATTTTTCACCGATTACTCATATTGATGGCATGACAAAGCCGATGCTCGTGATCCAAGGGGCAAACGATCCCCGTGTTGTCAAAGCAGAGTCTGATAAGATTGTAGAAGCATTGCGGCAAAAAGGAAGAAAGACAGACTATATAGTGCTTGAAAACGAAGGACATGGATTTTCGAAAAAAGAAAATGAGATTCTTGTATACAAAGCAATTGCTGATTTCTTGAATCAGCATCTCTAA
- a CDS encoding RNA polymerase alpha subunit C-terminal domain-containing protein: MKRRSTTLADKTLRTCKNGHNYVKSSDCPICPVCESEIEIESDFLSKIGAPARRALERNNITSLQRLSEYSEPDILKLHGVGPSTIPKLRAALEDAGLSFKSTK; the protein is encoded by the coding sequence ATGAAAAGGAGGTCAACGACGCTGGCGGATAAAACATTGAGGACTTGTAAAAATGGCCACAATTATGTTAAAAGCTCGGATTGCCCAATTTGCCCTGTGTGCGAATCGGAGATAGAGATTGAGAGTGATTTTCTTTCAAAGATAGGTGCACCTGCCAGAAGAGCTCTCGAACGGAACAATATTACCTCACTTCAGCGCCTGTCAGAGTATAGTGAACCGGATATTTTGAAACTGCATGGAGTGGGTCCGAGTACAATTCCAAAGTTAAGAGCCGCTTTGGAAGATGCTGGTTTATCATTTAAGAGTACGAAATAA
- a CDS encoding C45 family peptidase produces the protein MTKIEVEIIQGRGTYFDLGVKQGKIHRGSNLFENHKKRRVKSAKSYSTELKEAKRLMESFSPGLWTELEGLSEGMEWPLADVIHEYSGYQGDWKKSGCSALMQDGIYARNYDYHPKTYEGRFLIWQPETAYASIGFATRMIGRMDGMNEKGLAVGYHFVNRLKPGDGFICCSIARMLLDTCKSTEEAIWLLKEIPHRHAFNYSLYDSSGHAAIAEASSKGVQVKRGQKLACTNHFELGDKRSENRNRLEETMQRKKWIEGRFHTELNPKDAFAFFNRTDGAIFKKEYGNWAGTLHTAVYVPETLQVLIGAGGDREPVSIDFKDWLNGKDSFLKRIKGTIESDLEFPY, from the coding sequence ATGACAAAAATCGAAGTGGAAATTATCCAGGGAAGAGGCACTTATTTTGACCTTGGCGTGAAGCAGGGAAAGATCCACAGGGGATCAAACCTTTTTGAAAATCATAAAAAGAGACGCGTGAAATCTGCAAAGTCCTACAGCACAGAATTAAAGGAGGCAAAACGCCTTATGGAATCTTTTTCCCCGGGTTTGTGGACGGAGCTTGAAGGGCTTTCAGAGGGAATGGAGTGGCCTCTTGCGGATGTCATCCATGAATACAGCGGCTATCAGGGAGACTGGAAAAAATCAGGTTGCAGCGCACTGATGCAGGATGGAATTTACGCGAGAAACTACGATTATCACCCAAAGACGTATGAAGGCAGGTTTTTAATCTGGCAGCCTGAAACCGCCTATGCAAGCATAGGGTTTGCGACGCGGATGATCGGACGCATGGACGGAATGAATGAAAAGGGTCTTGCAGTCGGCTATCACTTTGTGAACCGTCTCAAGCCGGGCGACGGGTTTATTTGCTGCAGCATTGCAAGAATGCTGCTCGATACGTGCAAATCAACCGAAGAAGCCATTTGGCTGCTGAAAGAAATCCCTCACCGCCACGCATTCAACTACTCCCTCTATGACTCGTCAGGGCATGCGGCAATTGCTGAAGCGTCAAGCAAAGGCGTTCAGGTGAAAAGAGGGCAAAAGCTTGCCTGCACCAATCATTTTGAATTGGGTGATAAACGTTCTGAAAACAGGAATCGTCTTGAAGAAACCATGCAAAGAAAGAAGTGGATAGAGGGGCGATTTCATACAGAGCTGAACCCGAAAGACGCTTTTGCTTTTTTCAACCGGACAGATGGTGCCATATTCAAAAAAGAGTACGGCAACTGGGCTGGAACTCTTCATACAGCTGTATATGTACCTGAAACACTCCAAGTCCTTATAGGCGCAGGGGGAGACAGGGAGCCGGTTTCAATTGACTTCAAAGATTGGCTGAACGGAAAGGACAGCTTCCTGAAAAGAATAAAAGGAACAATAGAGTCAGATTTAGAATTTCCCTACTAA
- a CDS encoding NADH-dependent flavin oxidoreductase, whose translation MNSEYKQLLQPFSFKNGVQLKNRIVMAPMTNFSSNDDGTVTKAETDYYSRRSGGPGMVITACAYVTPSGKGFPGEFGSDTDDMIPSLKQLAAAIKEKGAKAIMQIFHGGRMVPAELVPGGDVVSASDVPAEQGHPSGEAPVPRALTIDEIRSIIDDFGESTRRAIQAGFDGVEIHGANGYLIQQFVSPHSNRREDEFGGSLEKRLAFPLAVVDSVKKAAAEFGDENFLVGYRFSPEEPETPGITMEDTLALVDALKEKNLDYLHISLMEYWSAPRRGIDDTRSRLEIIQERVGDSVPLIGVGSIYTPDDAVKAMNTGVPLVALGRELIIDPDWVQKIEEGQEDKIDTQLDKQAQDRLVVPDPLWQAIINTPGWFPVKE comes from the coding sequence ATGAATTCAGAGTATAAGCAGCTCCTTCAGCCATTTTCATTTAAGAATGGCGTTCAGTTAAAGAACAGGATTGTCATGGCCCCCATGACAAATTTTTCCTCAAACGATGACGGCACTGTGACAAAAGCAGAAACGGATTACTACAGCCGCCGTTCAGGCGGACCCGGGATGGTCATTACTGCATGCGCGTATGTGACTCCAAGCGGAAAGGGCTTCCCGGGAGAGTTCGGAAGTGACACTGACGATATGATTCCTTCCTTAAAACAGCTGGCTGCAGCCATTAAAGAAAAAGGCGCAAAAGCCATCATGCAAATCTTCCACGGAGGACGAATGGTCCCCGCTGAACTGGTTCCAGGAGGAGATGTTGTGAGCGCAAGCGATGTGCCGGCCGAGCAGGGACACCCATCTGGCGAGGCGCCTGTGCCGCGTGCTTTAACAATAGATGAGATCCGCTCCATCATCGATGACTTTGGAGAATCAACGCGCCGCGCCATTCAGGCAGGATTTGACGGCGTTGAAATTCACGGCGCAAATGGATACCTGATTCAGCAGTTCGTATCGCCTCACAGCAATCGGCGCGAAGACGAATTCGGAGGTTCACTTGAGAAGAGACTTGCCTTTCCTTTGGCTGTAGTTGATTCTGTTAAAAAAGCAGCAGCCGAATTTGGTGATGAGAACTTTCTAGTAGGATACAGATTTTCTCCTGAAGAACCGGAAACGCCTGGGATTACGATGGAAGATACGCTCGCACTGGTTGATGCCCTGAAAGAGAAGAATCTTGATTATCTTCATATTTCATTAATGGAATACTGGTCAGCTCCAAGAAGAGGAATTGATGATACCCGCTCAAGGCTTGAAATTATTCAGGAACGGGTTGGCGACAGCGTTCCCCTTATTGGCGTAGGGTCCATATACACCCCTGATGACGCGGTAAAAGCAATGAATACCGGTGTTCCTCTTGTTGCACTTGGCAGAGAGCTGATTATCGACCCTGACTGGGTACAAAAGATTGAAGAAGGACAGGAAGATAAAATTGATACCCAGCTTGATAAACAGGCGCAGGATCGTCTTGTTGTTCCTGATCCGCTGTGGCAGGCGATTATCAACACGCCTGGCTGGTTTCCTGTTAAAGAATAG
- a CDS encoding DUF6501 family protein, translated as MIHQDWLNRETFKTVTCKHTNAEKYMVNRVLTAGNTYEVKNETEEFYFVIDNNGKVSGFYKDYFEEK; from the coding sequence ATGATTCATCAGGACTGGCTTAACAGAGAAACATTCAAAACGGTTACCTGCAAACATACAAATGCCGAGAAGTATATGGTCAACAGAGTGTTAACGGCGGGAAATACATATGAAGTGAAAAATGAAACAGAAGAATTTTACTTTGTGATCGACAATAATGGGAAAGTAAGCGGTTTTTACAAAGATTATTTCGAGGAAAAGTAA